TGTTCATCAATCAAGGATGATGAAACCGCTGTCATCTTCGATTTGTGATGCATGAACAGACCAACGGATTTGTCGTAATCTGTCTGGAATTTCGCATGAAATGACCTCAAGTACAAACTATAATTCTTCGACCATGCGTAGTTGAGCAGCTTGAGCTTCAGACTGAGGTCAACCAGAGCAAGGCAGCAATGGAGTAGGTTGGcgatcgccaccgccggcgccttCGTCTTCGTCGGCTTCCTCACTGCTTCCAGCTCGAGGCGCTCGAGGTTGCCGAACTTGCAGaggagctcggctcggctcgccttgccggcgacggcgaggtggccgaGCTCCTGCACCGTCAACTTGAGGATCTTGACGTTGGTGAAGTTGCCCAAGAATCGCCAGAGTGTGTCGGCGAATCTGTGGTCGCCGCCGATGAAGTGAATGTTCACCGCAGTCATCTCCAGCGCCGGCGACTCGAGGTAGAATCGCCGGGGATGGCCCGTGTACCTGAAGGACCGCAGCTTCGGCGCGTCGATGCCGATGCCGCCGTCGAGGTGGGAGTTGATGTAGCTACTAGAGCCGCAGAATTCCATGGCGAGCTCGGTGGCCGCCgggcagcggaggaggaggcgcgattctacggcgacgaggccgccgtAGACCCCGTAGTAGTCGAGGTATACGTTGAACTCGAAGTAGACGGACTCGAGGTGCACGGTGGCGAGCCCCGGCGCGGCGTCGATGAGGCGCTGCAGGTGAGCCAACCTCACGGCGCAGAGCCGCAGGCGCAGCGTGTCGAGACGCGGGAACGCGACGCCGGCGTCCGGCAGGGCGAGCTTGCTGTCGCTGAAGTTGCACCCGGTGATGTCCAGCACCCGGAGTGTCGCCGACGGCAGGGAGGCGAAGCTGAGGGTGTAGGTATAGATGTCGTCGCTCCTCCATCGTCTGGCCTCCTGCCAGGGGCGCTGCTTGGCGCCGTCGGTGCGGTACATgggggcggcgacgccgacgcggagCTCCTCGACATGGCGCGCCGCCGGGTGGGAGACCACGGCGTCGACAACGCcgatctcctcgccgccgccgccgccgccgtagttcAGGAACTTGTCTATCCCGGAGAGGCAGCGTCCCGCCACGTCGAGGGTGAGACTggtgacgccggcgccggcgccggcggccgcgagcGCCGCCTGGGAGGCGCGGACGAAGGCGTCGCGGCGGGATGAGAaggcctcgtcgtcgccggagacCTCGTCGTAGACGACGCGCACGGCAAGGTTGACGGCGCCGGTGGAGCGCCACAGCGAGCCCCACCGCCGGGAGAGCAAGCTGGTGGACGCGGCCTCCCTGGAGGGGACGAAGtggaggatgcggcggaggaggtcgtcggAGAGGACGGACAGGCGGTCGTCGGCGGCCATCGTAATTAGTTTAGGTAGCAATTGGTGTCGATCTATTCTAAGCTATGGGATTAACGAACCGTCAATCGTCATTAGTTCGGGCTTAATGGCCTTATACGTATGAGAATTGGACTTCACCGTCGTCTACAAGATCTCTTACaaatttccaaattctttttcgCGAATACGTTCATCTTTTATTTGTGAACACGCAAAAAAATTGCACGTGAAGATGTTTACTTGGCTCTTGGTTAAAGATCGAACTTGGCTCTTGGTTAATTAAAGATCGCTTATCTACCAAACGGAATCTGCTTAAGAAAAGGATTGTTCAAACTGCAATTTGTGACATTTTCAAGCAGGATGTGGAAACGGCTAGCTATAgtcctatagatggccatatggcccgggCCCACGGCCTGGCCTGAAGCGCGCCATTTTGGCCTGGGCCAAGCACGGCACGGTCCGACTGGGGTCGTGCCCGTGCCGGCCTGGCCTGTCAGCTGGGCCATGCCTGGGCTACACCCTCGGTAcggtgggccggcccggcacggctgatcaaataaaaaaaatatagggatgcaaaatagacttaaataatCGTATAAGGCAAGGCCCAAGAGAAGAgaaatacaaaatagacttattttccagcCATTTAGACACAGCCACAGATTGCCATAGATTTGAGGGACCATAAATAGACTTTTTCTGTGAGGAAGCACGATGAACCATCGTGCCTTCAGGCCGGCCCGAGTAgtattgggccgtgcctggcCCGTTATGCCAcccgtgggctggcacggcacgacCCAGTGTgtcggtcgggccgtgccggcccgacaagCCTCAGCCTAGGCACGGCCGGGTTTGGGCCATACCGTGCCGGGCGGCCCAGATGGCCATCTATACGGCTAGCCATGTATGCTTTCATTGCCCCTTTGCCATCAATGTCTAGCAGAATATTGCTATACAACCTGCTGTTCAAGACGTGTCCCTCCTTCACCAACTCAAGCCGTCGCACACGGTGTCAGTTTTGCACTTTAGAGTTTTCTACCTGCTATGCTTTTGGGCGCTGTGGTTTTCAGGGGACTAGCTCTGTCGATCAATGCCTGTTTGCAACGCTGTGTAAGCGAAGCTGCCCTATGGGCAGAAATCCTTAAGCCTGAAGATAGAACTGCAATTCAGGTGTGGAAAGGAATTTTCTCTTCTCCCATTCAAACTCTAAATCTTATGTAATAATGATTGTAACCCTTCTAAAgattaaaatgataaaattcaggtggggaatttctcccccccccctcccccgttaattagtcaaaaaaaaattacacgtcGATATATTACGAGAaagtaaagatttaattatacaaCGCAACAGGCCGGATGGCGATGGCCATTGCCAAGGAAAAAAACCGAAAACCCAAATTCAAATCCACAGATCgaaatttcaggaaaaaaaataagttgattaaataatttcataatatcAATAGCTAGCTGTCCCTAAATCTGTATAAGAACACATGCATGTTTTTCCCCTTCTAGAATAGTTCTTTTTTGCAACCCAAGTGTGTGATCACTTGTGTACCTGACCTGTTAGCTTCACACCACAAATATCAATCTAATATTATTAGAAATTATAAACTAAAGTGACAATATTGATACAATGTTCATATACCATCTCGTAAAATTTCGATTCCAATATAGATTTACACTATGAGATCAAcaaaataattacatatattcGGCTACTGCTCATCACCAAATCTGTTCCTTTTGTTCTCGCTTATATGTGCCACTGATGAATTTACTATTCCATAATGTGGAGAAATATTTATGGTACTATGATATTTATAGAATTTTTATGACTGACTTACTTGAATATATACAACAAGCAAGAGATAAGTACAGATGCACTTAGCTTGTAATGAATTTTCATATAACAACTCAAACACTTGAACAATTTTGTGGTATTTAAGAAGGTATATATTGTGAGGTACTATAATTTTCAATGTTACTTTGTGTAACTCCCGGGAGATCAACAAAATTTGCACTAAAATGCACTGGGTATCTCCTTTTAAAACCATATAAAATCACCAAATAcgtatttatttataaaaattctGATCTTACAAGCACAAATACAATTATTGTAGCCCTTTAGCTATCATGCATTATTTTCAGATGCATTACAAATAATCCATCATCTGTCACCTTTCAAGGGGTAAGACTATAAAGCTTGTTGTACTCGTCTCAAGCTCCGGTGTCGAATCTGGACAAGTTCTCGAAAACTCCCATGTACTATTCGCAAAATTCTTGCGTTTCAGAGAAATTTTGGTCGAATCAGCCCCAACCCATCTTTCAACATTCAGATTCATATGGTCGCACAGTTTTCTGTCGCCACTGTCGATCCGCATTTCTTCAAGAACCATTGCATTTTGAGCGAAGAATTTGACGAGCTGGACTCCAAAGCAATCGTCCCAGCTCCACTTAAACTTCAGGCTAACTTTTTTCAGACTTCTCTGCAAGCAGGTGAACGATCGTCGGCTCAATGCAGGGATATCAGGGACCTCATCGACATGGCGATCACCATTTCCTTTTCTACTATCGATCGAGGAAATCGCCGTCGTGGTGTTCGATTTGCGGCGCATGAAGTGATCGACAGAATCGTAGAAATCTGGCTGGAATCTGCCATGGTGGTCTGGCCAATATCTATCGGTGCACGTTGTGGCGGCAGCGAGCTTCATGGTGAACTCACTGAGAACCGGGCAGCAACGGAGGAGATTGGCGATCGCCACCGCCGATTTCTTGGTGTTCATCAGCTGCGCCGCCTCAAGTTCGACGGACACGAGGTTCGGCAGCACGCAGAGGAGCTTCGATCGGCTCGCcttgtcggcgacggcgaggtgatcGAGGTTATCCACTTTCAACTTGAGCGTCTTGGCGTTGGTGAAGTTGCCGATGAAACGCCAGGAGTGGACACGTGATGTGTCATCCTTGAGATAATAGTCGGAGTTGAAGTGGAGGCTCACCGCCGTActcctcgtcgtctccggcgccggcgacttgAGGTGGAATGGCCGGGGGAGGCCTTTGTACCTGAAGGAGCGCAGCTTCGGCGCGTCGATGGCGATGCTGCCGCCGcagctgtcgtcgtcgtcgctgtatGTGCTGTGTGCGTAGTAGAACTTGTAGTCAGTAGAGCCGCACCATTCCAGCGCgagcgaggtcgccgccgggcAGCGGAGGCTGATGCTGCTGCACGCGCCGGTGTCGCGGTGGTTGTAGCTCTGGTTGTCGTTGTTGTCGTCGGTGTTGAAGACGACGGACTCGAGGTGCGCGGTGGCGAGCCCCGGCGCGGCGTCGATGAGGCGCTGCAGGTGCGTCACCTTCGCGGcgcaccgccgcagccgcagcgtcTGCAGCCGcgggaaagcggcggcggcggcggcggcgggcggtggcggcagggagAGGTTGTTGCACCCGGCGATGTCCAGCACGCGGAGCTTCTCGAACGGCAGGGAGGTGAGGCTGAGGCCGTAGACACCTAAGTCGGTACtgggctcctcctccttgtcgcggtggcggcggtggacgccaTAGCTGTCGGACTCGGAGGCGACGCGGAGGCAGAGCTCTTCGACGAGGCGCGCCGCCGGGTGGGAGACCACGGTGTGGAGCACGTCCATGCCCGTGAAGATgtcgtacgccgccgccgactcgtcGCAGTCCAGGAAATTCGTGATACAGTAGCCGTCGGGGCCGTCCACGTCGACGCTCAGCCTCGTGACGTGGTCGCATGAGatgtcgccgtcggcggccgtgagcgccgcgccggcggcgcggaggaaggcGTCGCGCCGGCGGGCCGAAGGTTCCTCCGCCgtgacctcgtcgtcgtcctcctcgtcgtcgaagTCGAAGTCCTCCTCATCCTCGACGTGTTCGACGAGGTtgacgtcctcctcctcctcgtcctcgacgTGTTCGACGAGGTTGACGGCGCCGGAGGAACGCCAGAGCGAGCCCCACCGCCGGGAGAGCAGGCTGGTCGACGCGGCCTCCCTGAAGGGGACGAAGtggaggatgcggcggaggaggtcatCGGGGAGGTCGGACAGGcggtcgtcctcgccgccggcggccatctcGTCGTgggcgcgcgccggcgaggctATGCGATGCGATCTGGCTATTAGACGATGGAACGAGTAAACGATCGGTGGCTTTATTCAGGACTTCGTGGACGTGTCGGTTTGGTATCATATCAGATATCACCCGTTCCTTTTGTTTTTCACCTTATATCTGTCCCGTCAAAATtgtgctttgagattcgtgcgtGGCAAATATATTACGAATAGGGTTTCGGACCACGATACGAAACTGTTTCGTCTAAAATTCCCAGAATTGTTCATGTGCTTTGAATTTAGCACGGTTTATTCACATTTTTATCGAAATTTGTTAATTCAAATTATTTCGGACCAGAATATTATGAAATTCTGCAgttttgaaatttcggttctatcTGCGCCGGTAAAAGGGATAAACCGAAATTTTGAACCCTGATTATAAGTTATATTATGACCAcggaaataaatatattatctaagtGCCCGGCTATATATGCCTAATATTGGTCTCAAAATTGTTCATATTGTTGTAGCATGGGGCTAACACCATACTCCCTATTCGGTCAAAACACTAAAGAGAAGGAGGTCTTGAGATTTCTAAGTGTTTAAATGGTAAAATACTATTTGAGTGGTAAAATACTACTCGAAAGGTAAAATATTATTCAAGTGGAATTAACGTTCTATTCGAGTGGTTTTGTGCTACTGAAGCAACTCGTCTCGTTTGAGTAGGTTTCTGACTAGTGATAGGTAAGTTCCAAGAGCCAGGCAGGTGAGAAGGAGTGTTCAAACTCTCAATATGGAAAAGACAACCCAAGATGAAAAAGACAACTCAAGATGGAAAAGACACTCAACCTAATGACTCAAGGGGAAAACACTACTCGAACAAGAAAGATGGCAAAAGATTCCATGGGGACCACTCTCAATCACTCCTCCCAGCTGGCACCAAAAGACCATAATGACCTCCAAAATATACCAAAatatggtgacttcgtcaatctctccagaatttgccggcccagtcttcgaagatgctcataggggtagggtttgcgtacGTGCATTCATAGgtgtgagtgcgcgtgcgttgtgagtgtctgtgttgtactgtgtaattctaaaaaaaaaatgcccctAGGATTACTGACATGGCAAGGGTATAATTGTAAACTCATATGGACCCATAGTGCAAAATTGTAATATCACATGTACGGTTGTGGGCTATATAAGCTGGCCAAAATCCTGTAGCAGGACAAGACATAATTTAATAGAGGAATATCAACCACCAAAGTTGTTTTTGTGTTCAAGCTCATTTATCAGGATAGGCTTGGAAAAAGGAATTTTCCCGTTTATCCACGAACTTGTCCGGTCAAGACACATACCTATTCACGCATACTGATACTGAAAGCCTTTTGTAGTTCTGTTCAAAACAATTTTATATAATAACTAATTTAGTTTGATTCTGAAGGGGATGCCCCTCGCTTTTTTACACGTCTcctaaataacaaaaaaaattaaaagcatTTGACAAGAAAAATCAATGTGATACAACgcttaaaaataaaagtttaaaTCCAGCCTctacaaattattaaaaataataaattgaaATGTGTATTATATATGGTAATATGTTATTGAACTGAATTTAAATTGCATGTTTATGTTGTAGTACATATTGATAAATCTTATCAAACTTCCTCTAAAAAGTCATTACTATTTGGATAATATGAAAAACAAATAAGGGTGCATGCATACAAAGAAAAGGAAGATAATCTTTTTCTACTCCTGCTTTTTTGTGGTCGATAATATTTTCTATTAATACTTATTGCAGTTCATCATATCAagtatacaaatccatcatcaGTGAGCAAAAATTTAAATCCAACTATCTTGACAGTTCTTCTTTCAAGATGAGACTACAAATCCAGATAGATGTACTAATACTCCTACTACAAAACCAGGTGAACTTTTCAGAAATTCCAGACAAACTCTATGCATAATTCCTAGTACTGTTGGATGATTAATTTGGGCATCATCCATCCTTCAACGTTCAGATTGTTCTACTCTCTCAGGTTTCAGTTTCCACTGTCAATACGCGCAATTCTTCGAGAACCATTGCGTTTTCAGCGAAGAATTTTACCAGACGAACTTCAAAATTCTCAGAATTCTCATCCAACCTGAATTGCAGGCTAACTCTTCTCAGATTGTTCTGCAAGCAGGTGAAGGAGCAGTCACTCAATCCAGGGATGAATCCAGAAACCTCATCGCCGTTATGGCGATGATCACCACGCTTTGATACGCTGTTTCGCATGAAATCATCGATCGACCTGTCGAAATCAAGCTGGGATTTTCTTTGAAAGAAATGCTGAACTTGCTTCGAGTTCTTGAAATAGTCAGGTGACACCGTGCTGATGAGATTCAGGTTGAGGTCGCAGAGCACTGGGCAGCAATGGAGCATGCTCgcgatcgcggcggcggccttcgcCGTCTTGCTCCAACGGTTGAAACCTCCGTCGAGCTCGAGGCGAGCAATGTTGGGGAAGAATGCGCCATGGACAGCCATGTCGTCGACATTCTCCGCCTTTAGCTTGAGCACCTTGACCTTGGTGAAGTTATGGATGAAACGAAGGTAATCACGTTGATGGAAGTAGTGGTTGAAGTGGAGGTGGACCATCTTCatgtccggcgccggcgaggttagctCGAACTGCGACCTCGCCGCCCCCTTGTATGTCAAGGATCGTAGCCTCGGCGCGTCGATAACGCTGCCGCTCATGCCGCCGTTGGTGAAGCAGTTGATCAGCGTgagcgcggtggccgccgggaAGCGGAGGCGGGTGGTGGAGGACATTGCCAGCTGCACCAGGAAGGGGACATCGCGGATGTTGGACATGAGATGGACGAACTcgaggcgcacggcggcgagctccggcgcggCGTCGATGATGCGGTGGAGATCGTCGATGTTCGCCGTGCAGTGTCGCAGCCGCAGCGTCTCCAGCCGcgggaacgcggcggcggcggcggccggcgacggcgcgaggctGCGGCAGTTGGTGAGGTCCAGAACGCGGAGGGTGTTCGACGGAAGGGTGGCGGGATTGATGCTGTAGATCCCGACGCCGTGGCTGCTCACGATGTTGCCCTTGTCGCCCCAGTGagggtggacggcggcgacgctgaGCTCCTcgacgcggcgcgccgccgggtgGGAGAGGACGGCGTCGAACACGTCGCAGTGGCCGCGGCGCTCGTCGTTCTCGCTGCTGAGGAGGAAGCTGGCGATCGAGCCTTTGTCCTCCTTGTCGCACTCGACGTGGACGGTGAGCCTCGTGacgcggtggtcggcggcggcggcggcggccggcggagagcgccgcctcggccgcaCGGACGAAGGCGTCGCGGCGGGCGATCAGAGCCGCTCTTCCGATGTATCTGCTGCCGCaggggacgcgcgcggcgaggtTGACGGCGCCGGAGGAGCGCCAGAGCGCGCCGAACCGCCGCGAGAGCAAGCTGGTGGACGCGGCCTCCTTGGCGTTCGCGAAGTGGaggatgcggaggaggaggtcgtcggggagGTCAGACAGGCGGTCATCGCCGGTGGCCATCGGTCGTCGACGTCGGTTATTGAGATCGATCTTGGTTCGGGTTATAGATAGTCTCTGTAGCAAGGCGGCGTTGGGCCAAATCGGGCTGGGCCCATTAGGCTAAAATGGGCTAGGCCGtaatttttatgaaaaaaaaggttaagATGGACTGTAATTTCAGTTttaatttaaaaggaaaaatgagAAGGCTAAGATGGACTGTAATTTcagttttaatttaaaaagagaaaaatagatTTGAAGAGAGAGACatcctccaaatatttttttaagaagaaattatgaGGATgttgggtttgttttttttttaaacaattcaCATCAGACAGTGCAAAGTTTATATTgagagcaggaaaaaaattacaaacacGGGACTTCACGATTTAAACCACACACGCCCTGCCACAAGTTTACTGATATTTAATTTGAATTACTGAAcactgcactttttttttccaaaaaaaggaGCTAGTATGACAGTCAAAAGGTTGATTGTCATAAGTTTACTCATATTTAATTTGAATTCCCAAAcactgcaccttttttttttcaacaccaTGTGTTTCCACTTTCCACAAGATGTTAAAAATATAACCGCAACAATAACCGTAAATTAACCATCAATCCACATGAGAACACTACATTAATCCAACTTCAGTGAGAGCAAACATGCAATCCAGATGTCATGTACTCAATACCCTACAAAAATATTACCGGGCTCCGACAACCATCCTTTCAACATTCAGATTATTGTCCTAGCTCAGCTTTCTGTTAATTTCCCACTGTCAATATGCGTAATTCCTCTAGAACAATTGCGTTTTCAGCGAAGAATTTGACCAGACGAACTCCAAAAGACTTGGAGTTATCATTGGCCAACTTGAATTGCAGGCTAACTCTCCTCAAACTGTTCTTCAAGCATGCGAATGAGTAGTAACTCAATCCAGGGAGGAATCCATCGTCGTCATCGCAATGATCTCGCAAGAAACGATCGATAAACGAGTCAAAACCAACCTGAGAATTTCTTCGAAAGAAATGCTGCACTTGTTTGGAGTTCTTGGAGGTGCCGACGAGAGTCAGCTTGAGCTCGCGAAGCACCGGACAGCAATGGAGGAGGCTCGCCactgttaggaaacgataggcaaacaaacgataaaaaacaatagatcaatcacagaagacacgagatttaacgtggaaaactctcccaaaacagaagagaaaaaaccacgggcgtcagccagcaaaatatcttcactatatctgaaaTGATGTTACAACGCCGTAcagcggcttacaagaggtatatatatgatggaaccctaaaagggatgacgcCCGTGGTTTATTAAGTgcactacggcagaagctggtcTTTATTAAATGCAACTGAATTTGGATCACATCTCAAcagctaccgccgccgccgtcttgtTCCAGGTGTCGTAAGCTCCATCAAGCTTGAGGTACACTCTCACGAACGCCATGTCGCTGAGGTGGCGCGACGCCGGCGCCTTCAGCTTGAGCACCTTGATCGCCATGGTGAAGTTGTGGATGAAGTTTAGGTAGCCGTGTCAATAGAAGGCGTGGGTGAAGTGGAGGTTCACCAATGCCAtgtccggcggcgacggcggcgagatcaGGTCGAACGGCTGAACGGCATCCCCCTTGTATGTGAAGGATCGCAGCCTCGGCGCGTAGATCTCCATGGCGCCGGTGGTGTCGCAGTTGATCAGCACGAGCACGGTGGCCGCCGGGAAGCGGAGGCGGGTGGACCAGACTGTCCAGACATCGGAGCTGTACTGGCCATCGGACACGAGGTAGACGAACTCGAGGTGCACGGTGGCGAGCACCGGCGCGGCGTCGATGACGCGGTGGAGATCGTCGATGTTCGCCGTACAATGCCGCAGCCGTAGCGTGTCCAGCCGcgggaaggcggtggcggtggccggcgtgAGGTTGCGGCAGTTGGTGAGGTCCAGCACGCGGAGGGTGTTCGACGGAAGGGAGGCGAGCTTGATGTCGTAGATCCggacgctgccgctgctgctcatGGTGTTAATCTTGTCGTGCCCGAAAgggtggacggcgacggcgacgcggagcTCCTcgacgcggcgcgccgccgggtgGGAGACAACGGCGTCGACCACGTCGTGATCTCTGAGCAAGTTGTACATGTAGGTGCAGTCGCTATGatctccgtcgtcgtcgacgtgtAAGGTGAGCCTCGtgacgacgcggccgccggcggccgcggcagcgaGCGCCGCATCAGCGGCACGGACGAAGGTTCACCcggggacgcgcgcggcgaggtTGACCGCGCCAGAGCGCGCCGAACCGCCGCGAGAGCAAGCTGGTGGACGCGGCCTCCACGGCGTTCGCGAAGTGgaggacgcggaggaggaggtcgtcggggagGGCGGACAGGCGGTCGCCGCCAGCGCCGATTGCCATGGGTGTCGTCACCTCGTCGGCATACACCGGCGGCGATTCTACACGACGCGGAGACGGAGATCAGATCGATCTTGGTGTCGAGGATGACATGTATCGATCGGGTAAGTATTGTGGCGCGGCGAATCGGCCGAACAAATCGTCCGCGTCTACGTTCAGATCGCTCGATCACCAGATCGAGCTCTAGCACATCTTTCGCGTCCCTAGGTTCACATATCGCTCATGCTGGCACTTCGCGGATCAGAATTAACACCAGCTGCTTTATTAAGGCGGAGCTAGCACCAAAACAAGAGTGGTGCACTATCTTTTTTTCGGACGCGCAAAAAGATTGCatgttaatatattagaagaatagaGATTTTGTTACAACGCAATCGGCCAGACAGACCTATGCTGTGGGAGAAAACCACTCTAACTACCAACTGCGAAAAGAGAAAAGGACtactacagaaaaaaaaaaactactcgaACAAACAAAAGGGAGGGGGGGTGCCACACTATGCTCTCAGCAAATCCCCAGAAACGACAATGCCTGTGGCAGAGCACGGACAGCCTTCCGAGTGAATGGAATCAATGACAACGGGGACTGAGGAGAGAGCAGAGTCAAAAACCCTGGAGTTCTGCTCCTTTCACAGCAGCCAAAGAGACTAGGAGGACCAAGGAGTTAAAGCCAGAGCGAAGATACTCGGGCAAACAAGCCCTAGAAGACAGCCACCAGTCCAGAAGCAAACTGCCGTGGGAAGGGGAGAGGGCAGTCCAACCATGGGGCGACAACAAACGGTGTCAAGTCTGCTGAGCGAACACGCAATCGAGGAGGATATGGTTCGCTGTCTCAAGCTCTTAAGCGCAAAAGGGGCAAGCAGAGTGACTATCGATGCCTCGCTTATGGAGAAGATGTAACATCCTGATTTTTCGTTTATTTTAAAAACCTATTTTAAATACAATCTTTGAAAGTCCTAATACAACGAAATGACTattcaataaattttaaaaagaattaTGTGTAAAACTAGATAATTTTGTGGATGCTAGCCACGTAATTACGTGGGTCACCGAGCTAGTTTGTTTATGACTTGAGTTTTCCATTTAAAGATGAGAGTGTATCATAGCATGTTCCTCCAACGAGTAGCAGATCTGCTCGAAAGCTTGTGCGTGATCGTCGGCCAATGCGACGAGcaggtcgacgccgccgccgccgctgctcgccggcaCGAGGATCATCAGCCCCTCGACGGGCAGGTTCGGCGAcaggacggcggccggcggcccggTGCCGAGGTCCATCTCGTGGAACCTGAACCCGAGCCAGCTGTCCACCTCCAGGTCCGGGCACAGCGTCTCCcccggctccgccgccgtcgcggcgagctcctcccctcTCGCGTCCGCCGCCTCGACGTAGTCGACGAACGACTGGATGTACTCGGCGTCGacgcgcgccacggcggcgcggatggcgcCGACCACGTCGCGGTAGCTCGAGCTGAGCAGGCGCCGGACCTGGAGCCTCGGGAACGCCCAGAGCACCATGTTGCCGAACAggtccgccggcgccggcgggttgGCCCTGCGCCTGCAGTTGACGGCCACCCTCACCCGCGTGAACTCCTCCGGCTTcaggccgcgcgccgccgtgatCTTCTTCCACGCGTGCGCGAGAACGCACTCGAACGTGCTGCACCGGCCGCCGACGCGGGCCTTGAGCTCGGCGACGAACTTGGCCGTGAAGCGCACGCCGATGTTTGCGATCTTCTCCACGGCGGCGCCAGACGAATCGCTGGATTTATTACCTACCTTGAACTCGATTGACCGGTGGTCgaacaccggcgccggcgggctgCGTGGCACGCCGGTGCTGGCGCGGTCGAGGGATGGAGACGGGACGATGA
The nucleotide sequence above comes from Oryza glaberrima chromosome 11, OglaRS2, whole genome shotgun sequence. Encoded proteins:
- the LOC127753926 gene encoding uncharacterized protein LOC127753926, producing the protein MAADDRLSVLSDDLLRRILHFVPSREAASTSLLSRRWGSLWRSTGAVNLAVRVVYDEVSGDDEAFSSRRDAFVRASQAALAAAGAGAGVTSLTLDVAGRCLSGIDKFLNYGGGGGGEEIGVVDAVVSHPAARHVEELRVGVAAPMYRTDGAKQRPWQEARRWRSDDIYTYTLSFASLPSATLRVLDITGCNFSDSKLALPDAGVAFPRLDTLRLRLCAVRLAHLQRLIDAAPGLATVHLESVYFEFNVYLDYYGVYGGLVAVESRLLLRCPAATELAMEFCGSSSYINSHLDGGIGIDAPKLRSFRYTGHPRRFYLESPALEMTAVNIHFIGGDHRFADTLWRFLGNFTNVKILKLTVQELGHLAVAGKASRAELLCKFGNLERLELEAVRKPTKTKAPAVAIANLLHCCLALVDLSLKLKLLNYAWSKNYSLYLRSFHAKFQTDYDKSVGLFMHHKSKMTAVSSSLIDEHHDDKFSNIPGLSGKSFACLNSSLRRVKLQQFQLGSASNCFGVRLIRFFAQNAMVLEEMCIDSGSRKLCEHMNLNVERWVGVDSSKIRLKDKNLTESSWEFSRIHPDSAPEFERNATSFKVLPLEKR
- the LOC127755446 gene encoding tryptamine benzoyltransferase 1 — translated: MEITSSAMLKTTTTPPHPLAGEKVPLSAFDRAAFDVFVPLVFAYRAPAPSSEAVKEGLRVAVAAYPLAAGRLAVDVAVDGQGRRRRRRVLHVNDEGVLVLDATVEADLDAVLAANVATDLYPALPEHSFGAALLQVQLTRFRCGGLVVGLIGHHHVFDGHSMSTFCVTWARAVRDGEAFIVPSPSLDRASTGVPRSPPAPVFDHRSIEFKVGNKSSDSSGAAVEKIANIGVRFTAKFVAELKARVGGRCSTFECVLAHAWKKITAARGLKPEEFTRVRVAVNCRRRANPPAPADLFGNMVLWAFPRLQVRRLLSSSYRDVVGAIRAAVARVDAEYIQSFVDYVEAADARGEELAATAAEPGETLCPDLEVDSWLGFRFHEMDLGTGPPAAVLSPNLPVEGLMILVPASSGGGGVDLLVALADDHAQAFEQICYSLEEHAMIHSHL
- the LOC127753922 gene encoding uncharacterized protein LOC127753922; the encoded protein is MAAGGEDDRLSDLPDDLLRRILHFVPFREAASTSLLSRRWGSLWRSSGAVNLVEHVEDEEEEDVNLVEHVEDEEDFDFDDEEDDDEVTAEEPSARRRDAFLRAAGAALTAADGDISCDHVTRLSVDVDGPDGYCITNFLDCDESAAAYDIFTGMDVLHTVVSHPAARLVEELCLRVASESDSYGVHRRHRDKEEEPSTDLGVYGLSLTSLPFEKLRVLDIAGCNNLSLPPPPAAAAAAAFPRLQTLRLRRCAAKVTHLQRLIDAAPGLATAHLESVVFNTDDNNDNQSYNHRDTGACSSISLRCPAATSLALEWCGSTDYKFYYAHSTYSDDDDSCGGSIAIDAPKLRSFRYKGLPRPFHLKSPAPETTRSTAVSLHFNSDYYLKDDTSRVHSWRFIGNFTNAKTLKLKVDNLDHLAVADKASRSKLLCVLPNLVSVELEAAQLMNTKKSAVAIANLLRCCPVLSEFTMKLAAATTCTDRYWPDHHGRFQPDFYDSVDHFMRRKSNTTTAISSIDSRKGNGDRHVDEVPDIPALSRRSFTCLQRSLKKVSLKFKWSWDDCFGVQLVKFFAQNAMVLEEMRIDSGDRKLCDHMNLNVERWVGADSTKISLKRKNFANSTWEFSRTCPDSTPELETSTTSFIVLPLER